The Anastrepha ludens isolate Willacy chromosome 2, idAnaLude1.1, whole genome shotgun sequence genome contains a region encoding:
- the LOC128855487 gene encoding E3 SUMO-protein ligase ZBED1-like has translation MFDVFANFVPSLSNCTWNESGFWCWQAVIEMERFVESSSGKVSKTSSKEVEEENPAKRTRYGQSAVWQFFNKSKDGSSAKCIQCGKTYITCGNTTNLAGHLKRMHAGLTVSELQKSSGSILSFIEKKYEASSARKKSLDSSLMHYICSDMRPFSVVENKGFRNFVSTLDPRYELPSRNKLRNTCMQDFYTNMKDKLHCILDRVDYCAITTDCWTSRANESYMTVTCHFINDNFELKAAVLSTKNLIDETNHTSQNIANSLREVLVEWQVIDKVSAIVTDNARNVVKACEILQKRNVPCFAHCINLIVQSCFSLENIKTIMGKCKSIVSFFKSSSIAYAKFKQAQEPMKPYSLKQECPTRWNSAFYMIERILATKSAIAKVLLDTPKAILPLSVDELSVLEDLKQVLSLFEDATVQTSSSSNVTVSLIIPLVSGLLHNLSEIKDRLETDDGRNVCNLLMEGIRQRLLPYEKRTVTRLSTLLDPRFKKEGFFSNTNSIEAEKFLENELSPLYKENHPPNISSLPTPLCDKTPLLNFLEKNKTQKIRNSRVDSILTLRQYFNMENINSSLNPLDYWKISTDEPLKMSSKKYLCVPATSTESERMFSKAGLIVSEKRSSLKPKNVDMLVFLNKNERISNN, from the exons ATGTTCGATGTTTTCGCAAATTTTGTACCATCACTTAGTAATTGCACGTGGAACGAAAGTG gctTTTGGTGTTGGCAGGCAGTGATTGAAATGGAGCGGTTTGTAGAAAGTTCTAGTGGCAAAG tttcaaAGACGAGCTCAAAGGAGGTGGAAGAAGAAAACCCAGCAAAAAGAACAAGGTACGGTCAGTCAGCTGTAtggcaattttttaacaaatcaaaggaTGGCAGTTCAGCTAAATGCATTCAGTGTGGAAAAACATATATAACATGTGGCAATACCACTAATTTGGCTGGACACCTGAAACGGATGCATGCAGGATTAACTGTTAGCGAGCTTCAGAAATCTTCAGGGTCTATTTTGtccttcattgaaaaaaaatacgaagCATCTTCCGCTAGGAAAAAGAGTCTTGATAGCTCACTAATGCACTATATATGCTCCGACATGCGACCGTTCTCAGTTGTTGAAAACAAAGGATTTCGTAATTTTGTCAGTACATTGGATCCTCGCTACGAGCTGCCTTCTCGTAACAAATTGAGAAACACATGCATGCAAGACTTTTACACAAATATGAAAGACAAATTACACTGTATTCTGGACCGAGTGGACTATTGCGCTATAACAACAGATTGCTGGACGTCACGGGCTAACGAAAGTTATATGACAGTCACTTGCCATTTCATCAATGACAACTTTGAGCTAAAAGCAGCTGTTTTGTCAACCAAAAATCTCATTGACGAAACCAACCACACGtcgcaaaatattgcaaattcttTGCGCGAAGTCCTTGTGGAATGGCAAGTTATTGACAAAGTCAGCGCAATTGTTACAGACAACGCGAGGAACGTTGTAAAAGCATGTGAGATTCTACAAAAGCGAAACGTGCCTTGCTTTGCTCATTGCATTAATTTAATTGTCCAAAGCTGTTTTTCCCTTGAAAATATTAAGACAATTATGGGAAAGTGCAAAAGCATAGTTTCGTTTTTCAAGAGCAGCTCAATAGCGTATGCAAAATTTAAGCAAGCCCAGGAACCAATGAAGCCATATAGTCTAAAACAGGAGTGCCCTACAAGGTGGAATAGTGCTTTCTACATGATTGAGCGCATTTTGGCCACAAAGTCAGCTATTGCTAAAGTCCTGTTAGATACTCCGAAAGCAATACTACCTCTATCAGTTGATGAGCTATCTGTTCTGGAAGATTTAAAGCAGGTTCTTTCACTATTCGAGGATGCGACGGTACAAACATCATCCAGCTCTAATGTAACAGTTTCGCTAATTATACCATTGGTTAGCGGACTTTTGCATAATTTGAGTGAAATCAAAGATCGACTAGAAACTGATGATGGCCGTAACGTATGCAACTTGCTAATGGAAGGCATACGGCAAAGACTACTgccatatgaaaaaagaactgtGACTCGTTTGTCGACATTACTGGATCCGCGTTTTAAAAAGGagggttttttttcaaatacaaactCTATAGAAGccgaaaaatttttagaaaatgaacttTCGCCACTTTACAAAGAAAATCACCCTCCAAATATATCTAGCCTGCCAACACCACTATGCGATAAAACTccacttcttaattttttggaaaaaaacaaaactcaaaaaattcgtAATTCCCGAGTTGATTCGATTTTGACCCTTCGTCAATACTTCAACATGGAAAATATAAACTCTAGTTTAAACCCTTTAGACTACTGGAAG ATCTCGACTGATGAGCCATTGAAGATGAgctcaaaaaaatatctctgCGTACCGGCTACGTCAACTGAAAGTGAGCGTATGTTCAGCAAAGCAGGTTTAATAGTGAGTGAAAAACGAAGTTcactaaagccaaaaaatgtggaTATGCTGGTTttcctaaataaaaatgaaaggaTCTCAAACAACTGA